A single genomic interval of Clostridia bacterium harbors:
- a CDS encoding 30S ribosomal protein S20 produces MANIRSAIKRARQAEKRRLRNRSVKSLMRTRARRFYEALESGGDAAEALRQAISAIDKALKKGVVHKNTAARRKSRLMKAFAQAQASK; encoded by the coding sequence GTGGCCAACATCCGTTCCGCGATCAAGCGCGCGCGTCAGGCCGAAAAGCGCCGCCTGCGCAACCGCAGCGTCAAGAGCCTCATGCGGACGCGTGCGCGCCGCTTCTATGAGGCCCTTGAAAGCGGCGGCGACGCGGCCGAGGCACTGCGCCAAGCCATCAGCGCCATCGACAAGGCGCTGAAGAAGGGCGTCGTCCACAAGAACACGGCCGCGCGGCGCAAGTCGCGCCTCATGAAGGCGTTCGCCCAGGCTCAGGCTTCCAAGTAG